The following proteins are encoded in a genomic region of Cellulomonas sp. ES6:
- a CDS encoding carbohydrate ABC transporter permease: MAALTAPTAPVAPSGRPRRPRPVPSVAAPRRRSGRVLVAAALVLVGVAFLVPLAWILLAALDPAATVSVRVPDSLTTDNVAQILTWEATFRPLWNSTLISGGTAVLTVLASVLAAYPLSRYQMRFRKPFLYAILFGTCLPITAMMVPVYALFVNLGLLDSVPGTVFFLAATSLPMAIWMTKNFMDSVPVSLEEAAWVDGAGSMTALRRIVVPLMRPGIAVVFIFVFTQAWGNFFVPFVLLFSPDNQPAAVAIYSFFGTYGTVAYGRLAAFSILYSVPVLVLYLLVQRFSGGSFAMSGAVKG; encoded by the coding sequence ATGGCCGCGCTCACCGCCCCGACCGCCCCCGTCGCGCCGTCCGGCCGGCCGCGCCGCCCCCGGCCGGTGCCGTCCGTCGCCGCGCCCCGCCGGCGCAGCGGCCGCGTGCTCGTGGCGGCGGCGCTGGTGCTGGTCGGCGTCGCGTTCCTGGTGCCGCTCGCGTGGATCCTGCTGGCGGCCCTCGACCCCGCGGCCACCGTCTCGGTGCGGGTGCCGGACTCCCTCACGACGGACAACGTCGCGCAGATCCTCACGTGGGAGGCGACGTTCCGGCCGCTGTGGAACTCGACGCTCATCTCCGGCGGGACGGCGGTGCTCACCGTCCTGGCGTCCGTGCTCGCGGCCTACCCGCTGTCGCGGTACCAGATGCGGTTCCGCAAGCCGTTCCTCTACGCCATCCTGTTCGGCACCTGCCTGCCGATCACCGCGATGATGGTCCCGGTCTACGCGCTGTTCGTGAACCTGGGGCTGCTCGACTCGGTGCCCGGCACGGTGTTCTTCCTCGCGGCGACCTCGCTGCCCATGGCCATCTGGATGACCAAGAACTTCATGGACTCCGTGCCGGTGTCCCTGGAGGAGGCCGCCTGGGTGGACGGCGCCGGGTCGATGACCGCCCTGCGGCGCATCGTCGTCCCGCTCATGCGGCCCGGCATCGCGGTGGTGTTCATCTTCGTGTTCACGCAGGCGTGGGGGAACTTCTTCGTCCCGTTCGTGCTGCTGTTCTCGCCGGACAACCAGCCGGCCGCGGTCGCGATCTACAGCTTCTTCGGCACGTACGGCACGGTCGCCTACGGCAGGCTCGCCGCGTTCTCGATCCTCTACTCCGTGCCGGTGCTCGTGCTGTACCTGCTGGTGCAGCGGTTCTCCGGCGGCTCGTTCGCCATGTCCGGCGCCGTCAAGGGCTGA